A genomic segment from Spinacia oleracea cultivar Varoflay chromosome 3, BTI_SOV_V1, whole genome shotgun sequence encodes:
- the LOC110793041 gene encoding MLO-like protein 15 has protein sequence MLLGFVSLLLAVFQDEIASKCIPENMAKKWIPCHYDKSTSKATSHLQISLFSNVGRRLLAEEVAASSCPTGKAPFVSVGVLHHLHYLIFILAIVHVVSCTVTVLLGEVKISQWRKWEESIRKQIDFNNDSNRIIDVRSLTFIKERFEGVDAEKRNYIMSFFKHLSGIVTKADYTAMRLGFILTHCNANQRFNFHKYMVYAYEADFQKVVSISWFLWIFVVISLTLNVASWNIYLWISIIPLILLLVVGTKLEQVITELAVYVAQRHTVIVGEVRIQPSDEYFWFSKPKFVLCLIHVILFLNSFGFAVFFWTLLKFGFHSCVMGEAKYVIVRIIVMVVVQTICSYSTLPLYAIVTQMGSSYNEEAMKRHGYVSSNRVTEDRILQGPNATTSVEMTNQ, from the exons TGCATACCAGAAAATATGGCAAAGAAGTGGATTCCTTGTCATTATGACAAGTCAACCAGTAAAGCTACCTCCCATTTGCAGATCTCTCTATTTTCCAATGTTGGACGCCGCCTTTTAGCTGAAGAGGTTGCCGCTTCTTCCTGCCCAACG GGAAAGGCTCCTTTTGTATCTGTTGGTGTACTTCATCACCTTCATTACCTTATCTTTATATTAGCAATTGTTCATGTGGTGAGCTGCACAGTCACAGTTCTCCTGGGAGAAGTGAAG ATAAGTCAGTGGCGGAAGTGGGAGGAATCTATAAGAAAGCAGATTGATTTTAACAACG ATAGTAACAGGATCATAGATGTCAGAAGCCTCACATTTATTAAGGAGCGGTTTGAAGGTGTTGATGCTGAGAAACGGAATTATATT ATGTCATTCTTCAAGCACCTTTCTGGGATTGTAACGAAAGCAGATTACACAGCAATGAGATTGGGCTTCATTTTG ACACATTGCAACGCGAATCAGAGATTTAACTTTCACAAGTACATGGTGTATGCCTATGAAGCTGATTTTCAGAAAGTTGTCTCAATTAG TTGGTTCCTTTGGATTTTTGTTGTTATTTCCTTGACACTCAATGTAGCAA GTTGGAATATATATCTTTGGATATCAATCATCCCCCTAATT CTCCTACTTGTTGTTGGCACCAAACTGGAACAAGTCATCACAGAGTTGGCTGTCTATGTAGCTCAAAGACATACCGTGATTGTTGGAGAAGTAAGAATTCAACCATCAGATGAGTATTTTTGGTTCAGCAAACCCAAATTTGTCCTCTGCTTGATTCATGTGATTCTATTCCTGAATTCATTTGGGTTTGCAGTTTTTTTCTGGACACTG CTTAAATTCGGTTTCCACTCATGTGTCATGGGTGAagcaaaatatgtgattgtaaGAATAATTGTAAT GGTGGTTGTTCAAACTATTTGCAGTTACAGCACTCTACCACTGTATGCAATAGTGACACAG ATGGGAAGTTCTTACAATGAGGAGGCGATGAAAAGGCATGGCTATGTTTCTAGCAACCGCGTCACAGAAGACAGGATTCTTCAAGGACCAAATGCAACAACATCAGTTGAGATGACAAATCAGTAG